The Ensifer adhaerens genome contains a region encoding:
- the rpsK gene encoding 30S ribosomal protein S11 codes for MAKEATRVRRRERKNITSGVAHVNSSFNNTMITITDAQGNAIAWSSAGAKGFKGSRKSTPFAAQIAAEDCAKKAQEHGMKSLEVEVCGPGSGRESALRALQAAGFMITSIRDVTPIPHNGCRPRKKRRV; via the coding sequence ATGGCCAAGGAAGCCACCCGCGTTCGCCGTCGCGAACGCAAGAACATCACGTCTGGCGTCGCGCACGTCAATTCGTCGTTCAACAACACCATGATCACCATCACCGACGCACAGGGCAACGCGATTGCCTGGTCGTCTGCCGGTGCCAAGGGGTTCAAGGGTTCGCGTAAGTCGACCCCGTTTGCCGCACAGATCGCCGCTGAAGACTGCGCCAAGAAGGCTCAGGAACACGGCATGAAGTCGCTGGAAGTCGAAGTTTGCGGTCCGGGTTCCGGCCGTGAATCCGCTCTTCGCGCGCTGCAGGCTGCGGGCTTCATGATCACCTCGATCCGCGATGTGACCCCGATCCCGCACAACGGCTGCCGCCCGCGCAAGAAGCGCCGCGTCTGA